In Hydrogenovibrio marinus, a single genomic region encodes these proteins:
- a CDS encoding tyrosine-type recombinase/integrase yields the protein MVAHSTKKPLSAIAVKNMKTGDVLTDSGDYLGLRVKRTSRATSFIYRYKNFEGKMKQLVLGVYPDMSLAKAREKLQEFKALRASGYDPQQYLIDREEDARKVELEAMREADKLNFTFRAMVELYLTGKVEDRYSEPDRKGNKKIISGSRKEKGQKEVRRTLYGDVVRVLGDMPVSETPLIEVKQMVDQIIARGSNVQAGNVLRELNLAYRFAISNDKLPPNFQNPCPEIKTRIKDSGVKVSNSKRQRVLSEQEIRALWQKLPKAQHISPNAKGVMLLSLMTGMRTGEVCQIKWQDINFNEATIHLAETKSGSSRNVQLSSQAMSLLNKMEKVSSFVFCARSPQGKPLDRALDQKQLSQQLYWARRNGVDLGVECWAPHDLRRTVRTQLAKLRCPREVSEAILGHAKKGIEGTYDLHHYEEEAKEWLQKWCDRLYDIVINE from the coding sequence TTGGTTGCCCATTCTACCAAAAAACCACTATCAGCGATCGCTGTTAAAAACATGAAGACAGGAGACGTTTTAACAGACTCTGGAGATTATTTGGGTCTCAGAGTTAAGAGGACATCTCGTGCGACATCTTTTATTTATCGCTACAAGAACTTTGAAGGCAAAATGAAGCAATTGGTATTGGGTGTTTATCCTGATATGAGCCTTGCAAAAGCACGTGAAAAGTTACAAGAGTTTAAAGCATTGCGTGCGAGTGGTTATGATCCCCAGCAATATTTAATTGATCGAGAAGAGGACGCTAGGAAGGTAGAGCTTGAAGCTATGCGTGAGGCAGATAAACTTAACTTTACCTTTCGTGCAATGGTTGAACTCTATTTGACTGGAAAAGTTGAGGACAGATATTCTGAACCTGATAGGAAAGGTAATAAAAAGATTATCAGTGGTAGTAGAAAGGAAAAGGGACAAAAAGAAGTGCGAAGAACCTTATATGGTGACGTTGTTCGAGTTCTGGGAGATATGCCTGTATCTGAAACTCCATTGATTGAAGTTAAACAAATGGTTGATCAGATCATTGCAAGAGGGTCTAATGTTCAGGCAGGTAATGTTCTTAGAGAGTTGAACTTAGCTTATAGGTTCGCAATTTCTAACGACAAACTTCCCCCAAACTTTCAAAATCCATGCCCTGAGATAAAAACTCGGATCAAAGATTCAGGTGTCAAAGTATCTAACTCGAAAAGGCAAAGAGTTTTATCCGAACAAGAAATAAGAGCCCTTTGGCAGAAACTGCCTAAAGCCCAGCATATTTCACCTAATGCAAAAGGTGTCATGTTGCTGTCTCTTATGACTGGTATGCGGACAGGGGAGGTGTGTCAGATCAAATGGCAAGACATTAATTTTAATGAAGCAACCATTCATTTGGCGGAAACAAAGTCGGGCTCATCTCGGAATGTCCAGCTTTCCAGTCAAGCAATGTCTTTGTTGAATAAAATGGAAAAAGTTTCTAGTTTTGTTTTTTGTGCAAGAAGCCCTCAAGGAAAGCCGCTAGATAGAGCACTTGATCAAAAGCAGCTTTCACAGCAACTTTATTGGGCTCGAAGGAATGGTGTAGATCTTGGTGTAGAGTGTTGGGCTCCTCATGACTTGCGAAGAACTGTTAGGACACAGTTGGCAAAGCTTAGATGCCCCAGAGAAGTTAGCGAAGCGATTTTAGGGCACGCTAAAAAAGGTATTGAAGGGACTTATGATCTTCACCACTATGAAGAAGAGGCAAAAGAGTGGCTGCAAAAGTGGTGTGATCGTTTGTATGATATCGTTATTAATGAGTAA
- a CDS encoding retron system putative HNH endonuclease has translation MRFIHKTGSGGYRLSQANMTPPVTAALAKSRWKSFGDKLRLNVRLTDEQEGLCAYSEIRPDLNSLDSHIEHVKPKSQFPTQTFDYNNLVMSALSSDDLHNSSFGQQDRFGGHAKSSKYSAALFISPLDVNCFKFFSYLSDGRVVASLSLDDGETSRANYTINLLNLNCPYLVNLRKNWIDELDQLIDEHIQKNWDLSSLENIYLLPVSNKLLQFFSASSQRFGK, from the coding sequence ATGAGGTTTATCCACAAAACGGGTTCAGGTGGGTATCGATTATCACAAGCAAATATGACGCCTCCTGTAACTGCTGCATTAGCTAAAAGTCGCTGGAAATCTTTTGGTGATAAATTAAGGCTAAACGTTCGCTTAACAGATGAACAAGAAGGTTTGTGTGCTTATTCAGAGATTCGGCCAGATTTAAATAGTTTAGATTCTCATATTGAGCATGTTAAACCAAAAAGTCAATTTCCTACTCAAACATTTGATTATAACAATCTTGTAATGAGTGCGCTATCTAGTGACGATCTTCATAATTCTAGTTTTGGACAACAGGATAGGTTTGGAGGGCATGCAAAATCGAGTAAATATAGTGCAGCATTATTTATTTCACCGCTAGATGTTAATTGTTTTAAATTTTTTTCGTATCTTTCAGATGGGCGAGTTGTTGCCAGCCTATCATTAGACGATGGTGAAACAAGTCGAGCTAATTACACAATCAATCTATTAAATCTGAATTGTCCATATTTAGTGAATTTAAGAAAAAATTGGATTGACGAGTTGGATCAATTGATTGATGAACATATTCAAAAAAACTGGGACTTAAGCTCGCTTGAGAATATATATTTATTGCCGGTGAGTAATAAGTTACTTCAGTTTTTTTCAGCTTCATCTCAAAGATTTGGTAAGTAG
- a CDS encoding AAA family ATPase, translated as MHIDSISLENFRCFKSLSIDFHETLTVLVASNGGGKTTLLDAARISIWPYVKAFDLGSQAGKSATIQIDDVRQELKADKNMETVVPSKIIAKGTLLSESLEWVQYREKTKLGTNTKSDRSAKLITEIGKELEHLVRNEEGPTTVDLPVVVYLGTGRLWYQGRYTAKVVDKKLNKAVFSRFWGYRDCLTATSSYKQFEDWYAWVFRSYREVQIERMESGEEYSNFINEADYISLRNTIFVIQEAVNKITQKTTGWKDLQYSSRHQQKLVMVHDKYGSLPLDMLSDGIRNIVVLVSDIAFRCIKLNPHLGLDAATKSSGVVLIDEVDMFLHPQWQQRILGGLQEAFPNLQFIVTTHSPQVLSTIPKECIRVLGESENGSVAAEPNAYSYGEPSNDVLQAIMGVDPIPPVAEKEALERLTNLVDQGRYESDEARQLLNTLTMKLHPTHPQLQKIERSINRQNFLAKDKG; from the coding sequence ATGCATATAGACTCCATTTCATTAGAAAATTTCCGTTGTTTTAAAAGTCTATCAATCGATTTCCATGAAACGTTGACTGTGTTAGTCGCGTCAAATGGTGGGGGAAAAACAACTCTTTTGGATGCGGCTAGAATTTCTATTTGGCCTTATGTGAAGGCTTTTGATTTGGGCAGCCAAGCAGGTAAGTCTGCGACTATTCAAATAGATGATGTTAGGCAGGAGTTGAAGGCAGATAAAAACATGGAAACAGTTGTCCCTTCAAAAATTATAGCCAAGGGGACGTTGTTGAGTGAATCTCTAGAATGGGTTCAATATAGAGAAAAAACAAAGTTGGGCACAAACACCAAGTCTGATCGTTCAGCGAAGCTCATAACAGAAATTGGCAAGGAGTTAGAGCACCTTGTCCGCAATGAAGAGGGTCCCACAACTGTAGATTTGCCTGTTGTGGTATATTTGGGAACGGGTCGCTTATGGTATCAAGGTCGATATACAGCAAAAGTAGTAGACAAAAAGCTGAATAAAGCTGTTTTTTCACGCTTTTGGGGATATCGAGATTGTTTGACTGCTACATCCAGTTATAAACAGTTCGAAGATTGGTATGCTTGGGTATTTAGAAGCTACCGTGAAGTACAGATTGAACGTATGGAAAGTGGAGAAGAGTATTCTAACTTTATAAATGAAGCTGATTATATATCACTAAGAAATACGATTTTCGTCATTCAAGAAGCGGTTAACAAAATTACCCAAAAAACTACGGGCTGGAAAGACCTTCAATATAGTTCTCGTCATCAACAGAAATTGGTTATGGTTCATGATAAATATGGTTCATTACCATTGGATATGTTGAGTGACGGAATTCGCAATATTGTTGTTCTAGTGTCTGATATTGCATTTCGCTGTATAAAGCTTAACCCTCATTTAGGTCTCGACGCTGCAACAAAATCATCGGGTGTCGTTCTTATTGATGAAGTAGATATGTTTTTGCATCCCCAATGGCAACAAAGAATTCTTGGAGGGCTGCAAGAGGCTTTTCCCAATTTGCAGTTTATCGTCACTACTCATAGTCCCCAAGTGCTTTCAACCATTCCTAAAGAGTGTATAAGGGTATTAGGTGAGTCTGAAAATGGTTCTGTAGCGGCGGAACCAAATGCATACTCTTATGGAGAACCCAGCAATGATGTTTTGCAGGCGATTATGGGGGTTGATCCGATTCCACCTGTTGCTGAAAAAGAAGCCTTAGAAAGATTAACTAATTTAGTTGACCAAGGAAGGTATGAATCTGATGAAGCTAGGCAGCTTTTAAATACACTAACAATGAAACTTCATCCTACTCATCCACAATTGCAAAAAATAGAGCGGAGCATTAACCGTCAAAATTTTCTAGCAAAGGATAAGGGGTAA
- the mutS gene encoding DNA mismatch repair protein MutS: MKNTEKSTPKNQSHTPMMQQYLAVKAEHPNHLLFYRMGDFYELFHEDAKKASELLDITLTARGKSGGEPIPMAGIPHHSADGYLAKLVKLGESVAICEQVGDPATSKGPVERKVVRIITPGTLVEDALLEDKAENLLCAIVQSETATDAQYGLVYLDVASGRFEGTMIADQEALNSEVERLKPAEIILPDDPLFKQNLPETIRNRPNLVDFPAWHFEPESSRKRLLKQFGTKDLVAFGCNDLPTLIAAAGGIIQYAQSMLQNDLVHVQSLHTYQQDDTLILDANSRRNLELDTNLSGGTHNTLFAILDKTATAMGSRLLKRWINQPLRDQAKLNARLDAIESLLTSYQADAFRELLKPIGDLERILSRVSLYSARPRDLMHLGRSLLQLPELQKLLTEQSADRWQALAKTLGLYPELAETLDKALVESPPMLMRDGGVFAEGYDAELDELRNLKTQAGDYLLALEEREKERTGISTLKVGYNRVHGYYIEVSKLQSDKVPMDYQRRQTLKGQERYITPELKTFEDKVLSANEKALAREKWLYQQLLEAINAELRPLQATAGALAEIDVLVNLARQANALNLNRPQLTDAPEISIIKGRHLTVEALSSQPFIPNDTCFDEQRRLQIITGPNMGGKSTFMRQTALIAILAYMGSYVPAESARLGSIDRIFTRIGASDDLTSGRSTFMVEMTETANILHHATENSLILMDEVGRGTSTFDGLALAWAIAEQMASKIKGYCLFATHYFELTTLNEQYDNVINIHLDAVEYQDSIVFLHQVQEGPASQSYGLQVAALAGVPKAVIDIAKQQLTRLENQTLVNAPVAQSANNSPQAQVDMFAYAPDPAMENIAEQLQNCHPDEMTPKMALEKLYELKELLSDK, translated from the coding sequence ATGAAAAATACCGAAAAATCAACCCCAAAAAATCAGTCGCACACCCCAATGATGCAGCAATACTTGGCAGTCAAAGCCGAGCACCCGAATCATCTTCTGTTTTATCGGATGGGCGATTTTTATGAACTCTTCCACGAAGATGCCAAAAAGGCTTCAGAGCTACTCGACATTACCCTGACCGCCAGAGGAAAATCCGGCGGCGAACCGATTCCTATGGCGGGAATTCCCCATCATTCGGCAGACGGTTATTTGGCAAAGCTGGTCAAACTGGGTGAATCGGTCGCTATCTGCGAGCAAGTGGGCGACCCGGCAACCTCAAAAGGCCCCGTGGAACGTAAAGTAGTTCGCATCATCACCCCTGGAACCTTGGTTGAAGATGCTTTGCTTGAAGACAAGGCAGAGAATTTACTGTGCGCGATTGTCCAGAGTGAAACGGCAACCGACGCTCAATATGGTTTGGTTTATCTTGATGTTGCCAGTGGTCGATTTGAAGGCACCATGATCGCCGATCAAGAAGCTCTCAACTCGGAAGTGGAGCGCCTAAAACCTGCTGAAATCATCTTGCCTGATGACCCACTTTTTAAACAAAACTTGCCAGAAACCATTCGCAACAGACCCAACCTGGTAGATTTTCCTGCCTGGCACTTTGAACCTGAGAGCTCACGCAAACGCCTGCTAAAACAATTCGGCACCAAAGACTTGGTCGCTTTTGGCTGCAATGATTTACCGACATTGATTGCTGCGGCTGGTGGAATTATTCAATACGCCCAGTCGATGCTGCAAAACGACTTGGTACATGTGCAAAGCTTACATACTTACCAACAAGATGACACGCTCATTCTAGATGCCAACAGTCGTCGCAACCTTGAGTTGGATACCAACCTTAGCGGTGGCACCCACAACACTCTGTTTGCCATTCTCGACAAAACAGCAACCGCTATGGGCAGCCGTCTACTCAAACGTTGGATCAATCAACCTCTGAGAGATCAAGCAAAACTAAATGCAAGATTAGATGCCATTGAATCCCTGTTGACGAGCTACCAAGCCGACGCATTTCGTGAGCTGCTCAAACCTATTGGCGATCTTGAACGTATTCTCAGCCGCGTTTCACTTTACTCAGCGCGCCCAAGAGATTTAATGCACTTGGGTCGCTCGTTGTTACAACTACCAGAGCTACAGAAACTCCTGACTGAACAATCAGCTGACAGATGGCAAGCGCTTGCCAAGACACTCGGACTTTACCCTGAGCTAGCTGAAACGTTGGATAAAGCTTTGGTTGAATCCCCACCGATGCTGATGCGAGACGGCGGTGTATTTGCCGAGGGTTATGATGCCGAACTGGATGAGTTGCGTAACTTAAAAACACAAGCAGGCGACTATCTGCTGGCACTGGAAGAGCGTGAGAAAGAGCGCACCGGCATCTCAACATTAAAAGTCGGCTACAACCGTGTACATGGCTATTACATTGAAGTCAGTAAACTGCAATCTGACAAAGTGCCGATGGACTACCAGCGCCGCCAAACCTTGAAAGGTCAAGAGCGTTATATCACCCCGGAACTTAAAACTTTTGAAGATAAAGTGCTGAGTGCAAATGAAAAAGCCCTCGCCAGAGAAAAATGGCTTTACCAACAATTGTTGGAAGCCATCAATGCCGAATTGCGCCCTTTACAGGCAACAGCAGGCGCTTTGGCAGAAATTGACGTCCTAGTTAACTTGGCTCGCCAAGCAAATGCTTTAAACCTTAACCGCCCGCAACTGACTGACGCGCCGGAAATCAGCATTATCAAAGGACGCCATTTAACGGTTGAAGCCCTGTCTTCGCAACCGTTTATTCCTAACGATACCTGTTTTGACGAGCAGCGTCGCTTACAGATCATCACGGGGCCCAACATGGGCGGGAAATCGACTTTCATGCGTCAAACCGCGCTCATCGCTATTTTGGCTTATATGGGTTCTTATGTCCCCGCAGAATCTGCCAGGTTGGGGTCCATTGACCGGATATTTACGCGAATCGGCGCATCGGATGACCTGACTTCCGGACGTTCGACCTTCATGGTAGAAATGACGGAAACCGCCAACATCCTGCACCATGCAACCGAAAACTCACTAATATTGATGGATGAAGTCGGTCGAGGCACCTCCACCTTTGATGGCTTGGCATTGGCTTGGGCGATAGCGGAACAAATGGCGAGTAAGATTAAAGGTTACTGTCTGTTCGCAACCCATTACTTTGAGCTCACTACCCTGAATGAGCAATATGACAATGTCATCAACATTCACTTAGATGCTGTCGAATATCAAGACAGTATTGTTTTCTTGCATCAGGTGCAGGAAGGCCCCGCTTCTCAAAGTTATGGTTTACAGGTAGCCGCATTGGCCGGTGTCCCTAAAGCGGTTATCGACATTGCGAAGCAACAGCTGACACGTTTGGAAAATCAAACCTTGGTTAATGCGCCTGTAGCACAGTCGGCAAACAACTCACCTCAGGCGCAAGTTGATATGTTTGCCTATGCGCCGGATCCTGCAATGGAAAATATTGCGGAACAGCTACAAAACTGCCATCCGGATGAAATGACGCCCAAAATGGCGTTGGAAAAACTCTACGAGCTGAAAGAACTCCTGTCCGACAAGTAA